In Morganella morganii, the following are encoded in one genomic region:
- a CDS encoding cupin domain-containing protein has product MSNNTITPAEALVIADLVNYTEQGISSRVLAKNGGGNITLFAFDKGQALSEHSAPFDAIVMIAEGSLILTIAGKPVTAKPGDIVRMPANIPHAVDAPERAKMLLVMLREPENKQD; this is encoded by the coding sequence ATGAGCAATAACACGATTACCCCGGCAGAAGCATTAGTGATTGCTGACCTGGTGAACTACACCGAACAGGGTATTTCCAGCCGCGTTCTCGCCAAAAACGGCGGCGGCAATATCACCCTGTTTGCTTTTGATAAAGGTCAGGCACTCTCTGAACACAGTGCCCCGTTTGATGCCATTGTAATGATTGCCGAAGGCTCTCTGATCCTGACCATCGCCGGAAAACCGGTGACGGCAAAACCCGGGGATATTGTCCGTATGCCGGCCAATATTCCCCATGCTGTGGACGCGCCGGAGCGGGCAAAAATGCTGCTGGTGATGTTACGTGAACCGGAAAACAAACAGGACTGA
- a CDS encoding class I SAM-dependent methyltransferase, translated as MESTHTGHEAGHKFLARLGKKRLRPGGRTATEWLLAHSGLQTDSRVLEIACNMGTTAIEIAQRFQCHITGIDMDKQALANARKNILANGLSHLITVQEADASKLPFPDNHFDVVINEAMLTMYADKAKARLLQEYLRVLKPGGRLLTHDIALTERREDESVTQEMQAAIHVKAQPMLSDDWLALFRDAGFRDVIRSEGAMTLMTPKGMLHDEGLAGTLKIIRNALKKENRPQFLQMFRHFRQNRDRLRYIAVVSTK; from the coding sequence ATGGAAAGTACACATACCGGTCATGAAGCCGGACACAAATTTCTGGCGCGTCTGGGTAAAAAACGTCTGCGCCCGGGGGGCCGCACCGCCACAGAATGGCTGCTGGCACACAGCGGATTACAGACCGACAGCCGCGTACTGGAAATTGCCTGCAATATGGGCACCACCGCCATTGAAATCGCACAGCGTTTTCAGTGTCATATTACCGGCATTGATATGGATAAACAGGCACTTGCCAATGCACGGAAAAATATCCTCGCTAACGGGTTGTCACACCTTATCACCGTACAGGAAGCGGATGCCTCAAAACTGCCGTTCCCGGATAATCATTTTGACGTGGTTATCAATGAAGCCATGCTGACCATGTATGCGGACAAAGCCAAAGCCCGTCTGTTACAGGAATATCTGCGGGTACTGAAGCCCGGTGGTCGTCTGCTGACCCACGATATCGCGCTGACAGAGCGGCGAGAGGATGAGAGTGTCACGCAGGAAATGCAGGCTGCCATTCATGTCAAAGCACAACCGATGCTGAGTGATGACTGGCTGGCACTGTTCCGTGACGCAGGTTTCCGTGATGTGATCCGCTCGGAGGGTGCGATGACACTGATGACACCGAAAGGTATGCTGCACGATGAGGGACTTGCCGGCACACTGAAAATCATCCGCAACGCCCTGAAAAAAGAGAACCGCCCGCAGTTTTTACAGATGTTCCGCCATTTCCGGCAGAATCGTGATCGCCTGCGCTATATTGCCGTTGTCAGTACAAAATAA
- a CDS encoding YcgN family cysteine cluster protein, with protein MSQPFWTVKTLDEMSDEEWESLCDGCGQCCLQKLMDADTDEIYFTDVACNQLDIKSCQCRHYEDRFRYEPDCIKLTRENLPTFDAWLPMTCAYRLVMEGKPLLPWHPLISGSKSLMHQKGITVRHIAVTESVVQNWEDHILNKPEGGF; from the coding sequence ATGTCTCAACCATTCTGGACGGTGAAAACCCTCGATGAAATGAGTGACGAAGAGTGGGAATCACTGTGTGATGGCTGCGGGCAATGCTGTTTGCAGAAACTGATGGACGCAGACACTGATGAAATTTATTTCACCGATGTGGCCTGCAACCAGCTGGATATTAAAAGCTGCCAGTGCCGTCATTATGAAGACCGTTTCCGCTATGAACCGGACTGCATCAAACTGACGCGGGAAAACCTGCCGACATTTGACGCCTGGCTGCCGATGACCTGTGCTTACCGCCTGGTCATGGAAGGCAAACCGTTATTACCCTGGCACCCGCTAATCAGCGGATCCAAATCCCTGATGCACCAGAAAGGCATTACCGTCCGTCACATAGCCGTCACCGAAAGTGTGGTACAGAACTGGGAAGACCATATTCTGAATAAGCCCGAGGGCGGGTTTTAA
- a CDS encoding YcgL domain-containing protein encodes MLCAIYRSPNRDQTYLFIEKKDDFSRVPEELLKSFGKPVFSMLINLANRDKLANADIEKVKQELIDAGYYLQFPPPVEDLLSEYRDTLNIQDKS; translated from the coding sequence ATGTTGTGTGCAATTTACAGAAGTCCGAACCGCGATCAAACCTATTTGTTCATCGAAAAGAAAGATGATTTTTCCCGTGTCCCGGAAGAGTTGCTGAAAAGTTTCGGCAAGCCCGTCTTCAGCATGCTGATCAACCTTGCAAACCGCGATAAACTGGCCAATGCGGATATTGAGAAAGTGAAACAGGAACTGATCGATGCCGGTTATTATCTGCAGTTCCCGCCACCGGTGGAAGATCTGTTATCGGAATACCGGGATACACTGAATATTCAGGATAAATCCTAA
- the minC gene encoding septum site-determining protein MinC, with protein MSPSPIDLKGSNFTLSVLHLNNEDPQIIEQAVREKVSQAPAFFQNAPVVLNVSQISSGANLKIIFRAVTDAGLRIVGISGCQDEKMRRAATRSGLPLLNEGKSARVAEPEAPEPETPAASSAADSSCRKTRLINVPVRSGQRIYAPNSDLIVTANVSAGAELIADGNIHIYGLMRGRVLAGAAGDTESQIFCTHLHAELISIAGQYWLSDQIPGEFAGKAAKLSLVNNELTINNLI; from the coding sequence ATGTCACCATCGCCAATTGATCTTAAAGGCAGTAACTTCACACTTTCGGTTCTTCATCTGAATAATGAGGATCCTCAGATTATTGAACAGGCTGTGCGCGAAAAAGTCAGCCAGGCGCCGGCCTTTTTCCAAAATGCTCCTGTTGTGCTTAATGTCAGCCAGATTTCATCCGGCGCGAACCTGAAAATTATCTTCCGTGCCGTCACTGACGCCGGTTTGCGGATTGTCGGGATCAGCGGCTGTCAGGATGAGAAAATGCGCCGGGCCGCAACCCGAAGCGGGCTTCCGCTGCTCAATGAGGGCAAGAGTGCCCGTGTTGCTGAACCGGAAGCGCCGGAGCCTGAAACACCGGCAGCATCATCCGCCGCAGATTCATCCTGCCGGAAGACCCGGCTGATTAATGTGCCTGTCCGTTCCGGCCAGCGCATTTATGCCCCGAACAGTGACCTTATCGTGACCGCCAATGTCAGTGCGGGCGCGGAACTCATTGCGGATGGTAATATTCATATTTACGGGCTGATGCGCGGACGTGTGTTAGCCGGTGCGGCAGGTGATACGGAAAGCCAGATTTTCTGCACCCATTTGCATGCGGAACTGATTTCTATCGCCGGACAATATTGGCTGAGTGATCAAATCCCGGGCGAATTCGCCGGGAAAGCGGCCAAACTCAGTCTGGTTAATAATGAACTCACTATCAACAATCTAATATAG
- a CDS encoding Crp/Fnr family transcriptional regulator, whose translation MTFVKKTLAPAQQMAILRSCPLFQAAEDDDLTLVLADSTHRQFAAGELISREGETVKACPLMISGQIDVFRHTWSGEEKVFGMFTAGELVAIAAVFMPHNRFPMSLRARTDSSALMLDKQAILRLCHACPAIMAQLLARFSLKLYENINHIDWLTSSSAEQRLAAYLLDLKRCQQSDCVVLPLSRGQLAAKLGVRYETLSRLFSGWRQKAFIGIDKDAVRITNESYLAELAIPAQRPF comes from the coding sequence ATGACATTTGTCAAAAAGACCCTTGCCCCCGCACAGCAAATGGCGATCCTCCGGTCGTGCCCGTTATTTCAGGCGGCAGAGGATGATGATCTGACGCTGGTACTGGCAGACAGCACACATCGTCAGTTTGCGGCGGGGGAATTGATCAGTCGTGAAGGAGAGACCGTAAAAGCCTGTCCGCTGATGATCAGCGGGCAGATTGATGTTTTCCGTCACACCTGGTCGGGTGAGGAAAAAGTATTCGGTATGTTTACCGCCGGTGAGCTGGTGGCGATTGCTGCTGTCTTTATGCCGCACAATCGCTTCCCGATGAGCCTGCGGGCGAGAACAGACAGCAGTGCGCTGATGCTGGATAAACAGGCGATTTTACGGCTGTGTCATGCCTGTCCGGCAATTATGGCGCAGTTACTGGCGCGGTTCAGCCTGAAGCTGTATGAGAATATTAACCATATCGACTGGCTGACCTCCAGCTCCGCAGAGCAGCGGCTGGCAGCTTATCTGCTGGATCTGAAACGGTGCCAGCAATCGGATTGTGTGGTGCTGCCGTTATCGCGCGGGCAGTTAGCCGCAAAACTGGGTGTTCGTTATGAAACTCTCAGCCGCCTGTTTTCCGGCTGGCGGCAGAAAGCGTTTATCGGAATTGATAAAGACGCGGTGCGGATCACCAATGAATCCTATCTGGCGGAACTGGCTATCCCGGCGCAGCGCCCGTTCTGA
- a CDS encoding ATP-grasp domain-containing protein, which translates to MQNHHITGWYDFCRHYTAETIFTTEDADFDTLTSQLKWPGYFVKDYVKSLTTSRGSLAANADEIREIIRLIFRYRGQIEGGISLRHYEYYKTDSERRYFVLNGQAFSADDNIPPVVREIADIITTPFFSVDITENTAGELRLIEIGDGQVSDIKEWDTEKFITLFSGAD; encoded by the coding sequence TTGCAAAATCATCATATTACCGGCTGGTATGATTTTTGCCGTCATTATACAGCAGAAACAATCTTCACAACCGAAGATGCTGATTTCGATACCCTGACCTCACAATTAAAGTGGCCGGGGTATTTTGTTAAAGACTATGTTAAATCACTGACCACATCACGCGGATCACTTGCTGCAAACGCTGATGAGATCCGCGAAATTATCCGGCTGATTTTTCGCTACCGGGGACAAATTGAAGGAGGTATCAGCCTCAGGCACTATGAATATTATAAAACTGACAGCGAACGCCGCTATTTTGTGCTGAATGGTCAGGCTTTCTCTGCTGATGATAATATCCCGCCTGTTGTCCGGGAAATTGCAGATATCATTACCACACCTTTCTTCTCTGTGGATATTACGGAAAATACAGCCGGTGAATTACGTCTGATAGAAATCGGCGACGGTCAGGTCTCCGATATAAAAGAATGGGATACTGAAAAATTTATTACTCTGTTTTCTGGTGCTGACTGA
- a CDS encoding fumarylacetoacetate hydrolase family protein, whose amino-acid sequence MYQHRDWQGALLDFPVGKVVCVGLNYAKHVAEMKSQASAEPLLFIKPETALCDLRQPVAIPKEFGEVHHETELAVLIGAPLKQANEDRCARAIAGFGVALDLTLRDVQMKLKAAGQPWEKSKAFDGSAPVSGFIPVNEFPDPQNVTLSLTVNNELRQQGNTREMLTPVIPLISYMSRYFTLRPGDIILTGTPEGVGPLVSGDMLKISVNDHMLTTRII is encoded by the coding sequence ATGTATCAGCATCGTGACTGGCAGGGCGCTCTCCTGGATTTTCCGGTCGGGAAAGTGGTATGTGTGGGGCTGAATTATGCAAAGCATGTTGCGGAGATGAAATCACAGGCATCCGCAGAACCCCTTCTTTTTATTAAACCTGAAACAGCACTGTGCGATCTGCGTCAGCCGGTCGCCATTCCGAAAGAGTTCGGCGAAGTGCATCACGAAACCGAACTGGCGGTTCTGATCGGCGCTCCGCTGAAACAGGCCAATGAAGATCGCTGCGCCCGGGCGATTGCCGGTTTTGGTGTCGCGCTGGACTTAACACTGCGCGATGTGCAGATGAAATTAAAGGCGGCAGGGCAGCCGTGGGAAAAAAGTAAGGCATTTGACGGCTCTGCACCGGTGTCCGGGTTTATTCCGGTCAATGAATTCCCGGATCCGCAGAATGTCACCCTGAGCCTGACCGTTAATAATGAATTGCGCCAGCAGGGAAATACCCGCGAAATGCTGACGCCGGTGATACCGCTGATTAGCTATATGTCCCGCTATTTCACGCTGCGTCCGGGGGATATTATCCTGACCGGCACACCGGAAGGTGTCGGGCCGCTGGTATCGGGCGATATGCTGAAAATCTCTGTAAATGATCACATGCTGACCACGCGGATTATCTGA
- a CDS encoding FecCD family ABC transporter permease yields MRKSRLQWCLLSALLLLTIVLALCAGRYAVSVTTVLQILADTLTGRSPSAEYSRTAENVVLYVRLPRILIAGLAGAGLAVAGAALQGIFRNPLVGPQIIGVSSGAALGGALALLLFSSLFITISFAFLGGLLAIVLVFLLGLNRHGSSLLMLILAGVIINAFFAALISLITYFADPNNTLQTIVFWLMGSFATATYLKVSVLLPVVIIAGGIIFALRFRINVLSLGEENAQALGLPVTVTRWTILVCVTLITSATVAVSGTIGWVGLIIPHIARLISGHDHRVLLPASALTGAIYLIAVDTLARSMTSAEIPLSVITALIGAPIFALLIHSMNKKVADL; encoded by the coding sequence ATGCGAAAATCCCGTCTGCAATGGTGCCTGTTATCCGCCCTGCTATTACTGACCATCGTGCTCGCGCTGTGTGCTGGGCGCTATGCGGTCTCTGTGACAACGGTTCTGCAAATTCTGGCGGATACCCTGACCGGACGCAGCCCGTCTGCAGAATACAGCCGCACCGCTGAAAATGTGGTGTTATATGTCCGTCTGCCGCGCATTCTGATCGCCGGGCTGGCCGGTGCCGGGCTGGCGGTTGCCGGTGCCGCATTACAGGGCATCTTCCGCAACCCGCTGGTAGGGCCGCAGATTATCGGTGTTTCATCCGGCGCAGCGCTGGGCGGCGCACTGGCCCTGCTGCTTTTCTCCTCTTTATTTATCACTATCAGTTTTGCCTTTCTCGGCGGTCTGCTGGCCATTGTGCTGGTCTTTTTACTGGGGCTTAACCGGCACGGCAGCAGTCTTCTGATGCTGATCCTTGCGGGAGTGATTATTAACGCTTTTTTTGCCGCCCTGATTTCGCTGATCACCTATTTTGCGGATCCGAATAATACCCTGCAAACCATCGTGTTCTGGCTGATGGGCAGTTTTGCCACTGCAACCTACCTGAAAGTGAGCGTGTTACTGCCGGTTGTCATCATCGCAGGCGGGATTATTTTTGCCCTCCGCTTCCGCATCAATGTGCTGTCCCTCGGCGAGGAAAACGCACAGGCGCTGGGGCTGCCCGTCACCGTAACCCGCTGGACTATCCTGGTCTGCGTCACGCTGATCACCAGCGCCACCGTGGCCGTTTCCGGCACCATCGGCTGGGTCGGGCTGATTATTCCGCATATCGCGCGACTGATCAGCGGACATGACCACCGCGTCCTGCTCCCCGCCAGTGCCCTGACCGGTGCGATTTATCTGATCGCCGTAGATACCCTGGCGCGCAGTATGACCAGCGCGGAGATCCCGCTGAGTGTCATCACCGCACTGATCGGGGCACCGATTTTCGCCCTGCTCATTCACTCCATGAATAAAAAGGTGGCAGACCTGTGA
- a CDS encoding ABC transporter substrate-binding protein encodes MISNRFTLLPVLFFTCTTAAYAAKGAVHFTDMSQQNIELAAPAQRIVVIPIPAASMLVSVDESSKRLAGMHPFAGVAARDGMLSVMFPDVLSVRSDVVGNDFAPNIEALLSVNPDLVWQWGHRGDDIITPMRNAGLTVATLDYGKEAYTQEWLTLMGKTLGKETKTDGLIAWRKQVINQLENSVAAIPEDKQPRVLYLSHFKQSIQTFGSTSHNNADFALAGGVSLNRDLTGPRTLNIEQILVWDPDIILLGNFEAGLAPADIYNNPMLSDVTAVKNKRVYKLPIGGFIWDAPNQETPLYWQWLAQIFHPESAAFPLREEIRKRYLQLYGYSLTDEETDRILQLDLNREGRDYLTLMGRP; translated from the coding sequence ATGATTAGTAATAGATTTACATTATTGCCGGTACTGTTTTTTACCTGCACAACAGCAGCTTATGCCGCAAAAGGTGCCGTGCATTTTACCGATATGTCACAGCAGAATATTGAACTCGCCGCTCCGGCACAGCGGATTGTGGTGATCCCGATTCCTGCCGCCTCCATGCTGGTCAGTGTTGATGAGAGCAGCAAACGGCTCGCCGGGATGCATCCCTTTGCCGGTGTCGCTGCCCGCGACGGCATGCTCAGTGTGATGTTTCCGGATGTGCTCTCTGTACGCAGTGATGTGGTGGGGAATGATTTCGCACCGAATATTGAAGCCCTGCTCTCGGTTAACCCGGATCTGGTCTGGCAATGGGGACACCGGGGCGATGACATTATCACGCCGATGCGCAATGCCGGTCTGACCGTTGCCACACTGGATTACGGCAAAGAAGCCTATACACAGGAGTGGCTGACCCTGATGGGGAAAACCCTCGGCAAAGAAACCAAAACGGACGGGCTGATTGCCTGGCGCAAACAGGTGATCAATCAACTGGAAAACAGTGTTGCTGCGATTCCGGAAGACAAACAACCGCGTGTGCTCTATCTCTCTCATTTTAAACAGAGTATCCAGACTTTCGGATCCACGTCTCATAACAATGCGGATTTTGCACTCGCCGGGGGTGTCAGCCTCAACCGTGACCTGACCGGGCCGCGCACCCTGAATATCGAGCAGATTCTGGTGTGGGATCCGGACATTATCCTGCTGGGCAATTTTGAGGCCGGACTGGCACCCGCTGATATTTATAACAATCCGATGCTCAGTGATGTGACCGCGGTAAAGAATAAACGGGTCTATAAACTGCCGATCGGCGGCTTTATCTGGGATGCGCCAAATCAGGAAACGCCGCTTTACTGGCAGTGGCTGGCTCAGATTTTTCATCCGGAAAGTGCGGCATTTCCGCTGCGGGAAGAGATCCGCAAACGCTATCTGCAACTGTACGGCTATTCTCTAACCGATGAAGAAACAGACCGTATTTTACAACTCGATCTGAACCGGGAAGGCCGTGATTATCTGACACTGATGGGGCGGCCGTGA
- a CDS encoding lytic murein transglycosylase, with protein sequence MRLTLLSAVIITASLTACSASQTPVSPAKLTADAPAVQQPAAARLSVADLQREFPADSRTAEQFPAYAEQLKAMARQEGIKESTLTRAFENFHFIERVITSDKNQPEKKVTLDDYLARRVTKGAVSAAVKQHDANAALLSGISQRYGVPQEYIVSLWGLESGFGRYQGKEDVISALATLAYEGRREEMFIKQFIAALQIIDQGHIPADQQLKGSWAGAMGQNQFMPASYLTYAVDGDGDGVVDIWNNKADVFASTANYLATEGWVEGLPWGYEVTVPAGFDRSIEGTKKNQSKTLAQWKALGVTLPAQANLPESTPMWLVVPEDKQERVYLVTQNFITIMHWNRSYFFALSVSLMADNVGAEIR encoded by the coding sequence ATGCGCCTGACATTATTAAGCGCCGTGATTATTACGGCATCGCTGACGGCATGCAGTGCATCTCAGACACCGGTATCACCGGCCAAATTAACGGCTGATGCTCCGGCAGTGCAGCAGCCGGCCGCTGCACGGTTGTCCGTGGCGGATTTACAGCGGGAATTTCCGGCTGACTCACGGACAGCAGAACAATTTCCGGCCTATGCTGAACAGCTGAAAGCGATGGCACGTCAGGAGGGTATTAAAGAATCCACACTGACCCGCGCTTTTGAGAATTTTCATTTTATCGAACGTGTTATAACGTCTGATAAAAACCAGCCTGAGAAAAAAGTCACGCTGGATGATTACCTGGCCCGCCGTGTGACCAAAGGCGCTGTCAGCGCCGCAGTAAAACAGCATGATGCCAATGCGGCGCTGCTATCCGGTATCAGTCAGCGTTACGGCGTGCCGCAGGAATATATTGTCTCCCTGTGGGGACTGGAAAGTGGTTTCGGTCGTTATCAGGGTAAAGAAGATGTGATTTCCGCCCTGGCAACCCTGGCCTATGAAGGCCGCCGCGAAGAGATGTTTATTAAACAGTTTATCGCAGCACTGCAGATTATCGACCAGGGACATATCCCGGCAGATCAGCAGTTGAAAGGCTCCTGGGCCGGAGCCATGGGACAAAACCAGTTTATGCCGGCCAGCTATCTGACTTATGCCGTGGACGGTGATGGTGACGGCGTGGTGGATATCTGGAATAACAAAGCGGATGTGTTTGCTTCCACGGCGAATTATCTGGCCACTGAAGGCTGGGTAGAAGGGCTGCCGTGGGGATATGAAGTGACTGTTCCCGCAGGCTTTGACCGCAGCATTGAGGGAACAAAGAAAAACCAGAGCAAAACACTGGCGCAGTGGAAGGCCCTGGGTGTGACACTCCCTGCACAGGCAAACCTGCCGGAATCGACCCCGATGTGGTTAGTCGTACCGGAAGATAAGCAGGAGCGGGTGTATCTGGTCACACAGAACTTTATCACCATCATGCACTGGAACCGCTCGTATTTCTTTGCACTCAGCGTTTCGCTGATGGCAGATAATGTCGGTGCGGAAATCCGCTGA
- the minE gene encoding cell division topological specificity factor MinE, translated as MALLDFFLSRKKPTANIAKERLQIIVAERRRGESEPNYLPDLKRDLLAVICKYVQVDPEMLSVQFEQKGDDISVLELNVTLPEGDEGTKKDETAKKE; from the coding sequence ATGGCGCTGTTAGACTTCTTCCTGTCGAGAAAAAAACCGACAGCTAATATTGCAAAAGAACGTTTGCAAATCATTGTTGCAGAGCGTCGCCGCGGTGAATCTGAACCGAATTACCTTCCGGATCTGAAACGCGATTTACTGGCAGTTATCTGCAAGTATGTTCAGGTCGATCCGGAGATGCTGTCTGTCCAGTTTGAGCAGAAAGGCGATGATATATCCGTTCTTGAACTGAACGTCACGCTGCCTGAAGGCGATGAAGGCACGAAGAAAGACGAGACTGCAAAAAAAGAGTAG
- a CDS encoding ABC transporter ATP-binding protein, with protein sequence MIRVNQLSYHTGKRPLFDGLTFRQPPGTIAAILGPNGRGKTTLLRLLLSLQKGATGTVQLSAPAAYVPQLSGALFNYSVRTMVSLGRVRHLPWYASPSRRDHDITEQAMADLGLTPFADTPFNLLSGGEKQMVMIARALAGEPDILILDEPTSALDLANQDTVLSVLKMLAAERGKTILFTSHYPQHALHIADHSLLLFDGTQAQFGQTPALLTEENLGKLYQLPVSVVPVNHPHRQTCGVIPLFR encoded by the coding sequence GTGATCCGTGTTAATCAGCTCAGTTACCACACCGGCAAACGTCCGTTATTTGACGGACTGACATTCCGCCAGCCGCCGGGTACTATCGCCGCCATTCTCGGCCCGAACGGCCGCGGAAAAACCACCTTGCTGCGTCTGCTGCTCAGCCTGCAAAAAGGGGCAACCGGTACTGTGCAGCTCAGTGCACCGGCAGCCTATGTGCCGCAACTCAGCGGCGCGCTGTTTAATTACTCTGTCCGCACCATGGTCAGCCTCGGCAGGGTTCGCCACCTGCCCTGGTATGCGTCCCCGTCCCGCCGTGATCACGACATAACTGAACAGGCAATGGCTGACCTCGGATTAACCCCCTTTGCGGACACCCCATTTAACCTGCTCAGCGGCGGTGAAAAACAGATGGTGATGATTGCCCGCGCACTGGCCGGTGAACCGGACATTCTGATCCTGGATGAACCCACTTCCGCGCTGGATCTGGCAAATCAGGATACGGTTCTTTCCGTTCTGAAAATGCTGGCTGCAGAGCGCGGCAAAACCATCCTGTTTACCAGTCATTATCCGCAGCATGCCCTGCATATTGCGGATCACTCATTGTTACTGTTTGACGGTACACAGGCGCAGTTTGGTCAGACACCCGCACTGCTGACTGAAGAAAATCTGGGAAAGCTATATCAGCTTCCGGTTTCTGTCGTGCCGGTTAATCATCCGCACCGGCAGACCTGCGGAGTGATCCCTCTGTTCCGCTGA
- the minD gene encoding septum site-determining protein MinD: MARILVVTSGKGGVGKTTSSAAIATGLAQKGKKTVVIDFDIGLRNLDLIMGCERRVVYDFVNVIQGDATLNQALIKDKRTENLFILPASQTRDKDALTREGVEKVLNELGEMDFDFIICDSPAGIESGALMALYFADEAIITTNPEVSSVRDSDRILGILSSKSRRAEQGQEPIKEHLLLTRYNPGRVSRGDMLSMEDVLEILCIPLIGVIPEDQSVLRSSNQGEPVILDQESDAGKAYDDTVARILGEDRPFRFIEEEKKGFLKRLFGG, from the coding sequence ATGGCACGCATTTTAGTTGTTACTTCAGGTAAAGGTGGCGTAGGCAAAACCACTTCCAGCGCGGCCATAGCGACCGGCCTTGCCCAGAAAGGAAAGAAAACCGTTGTGATCGATTTTGATATCGGTCTGCGTAACCTTGACTTAATCATGGGGTGTGAGCGTCGCGTCGTGTATGACTTCGTGAACGTTATTCAGGGCGATGCCACACTAAATCAGGCACTTATCAAAGATAAGCGGACTGAGAATTTATTTATCCTGCCTGCTTCGCAGACCCGCGATAAAGATGCACTGACCCGCGAAGGCGTGGAGAAAGTGCTGAACGAATTAGGTGAGATGGACTTTGATTTCATCATCTGTGACTCCCCGGCAGGGATTGAGAGCGGCGCACTGATGGCGCTCTATTTTGCTGATGAAGCCATTATTACCACCAACCCTGAAGTTTCATCTGTCCGTGACTCTGACCGTATTCTCGGGATCCTGTCCTCCAAATCCCGCCGTGCGGAACAGGGACAGGAGCCGATTAAAGAGCATCTGCTGCTTACCCGTTACAATCCGGGCCGTGTCAGCCGCGGTGATATGCTGAGTATGGAAGATGTGCTGGAAATCCTGTGCATCCCGCTTATCGGTGTGATTCCGGAAGATCAGTCTGTTCTGCGTTCATCCAACCAGGGTGAGCCGGTGATTCTGGATCAGGAATCAGATGCAGGTAAAGCTTATGACGATACCGTCGCCCGTATTCTGGGTGAAGATCGTCCTTTCCGTTTCATTGAGGAAGAGAAAAAAGGTTTCTTAAAACGCTTATTCGGGGGGTAA